A genomic window from Silene latifolia isolate original U9 population chromosome Y, ASM4854445v1, whole genome shotgun sequence includes:
- the LOC141629422 gene encoding uncharacterized protein LOC141629422, with amino-acid sequence MVEAGTREDRWVVAPQGWVKVNVDAGVNTGEGVGVGAVCRDDEGRVLWGMAWDWKKEWEPGVAEAVAVLEGLEEAKRKGHDKVVIESDCIQVIEALNRKKHGRNIFYLVVNDILSLASYFMSISWVYTHRANNSVFHALAHLFPRVVGKRVWSNRSELVPADPEPERTFRRRQNLLREIRREEVLSNLEPVLENFTFAEA; translated from the exons ATGGTAGAGGCTGGTACAAGGGAGGATAGATGGGTTGTTGCTCCGCAAGGCTGGGTGAAGGTAAATGTTGATGCGGGTGTCAATACCGGGGAAGGAGTAGGTGTGGGCGCTGTTTGTAGAGACGATGAGGGACGGGTGTTATGGGGGATGGCTTGGGATTGGAAGAAGGAGTGGGAACCGGGTGTAGCTGAAGCGGTGGCTGTGCTTGAAGGGCTTGAGGAGGCTAAGCGAAAGGGTCATGACAAGGTGGTCATCGAAAGCGATTGTATACAAGTTATCGAGGCCTTGAACCGGAAGAAGCATGGAAGAAATATTTTCTATTTGGTCGTTAATGATATATTGTCTTTAGCTAGTTATTTTATGTCTATTTCATGGGTGTATACGCATCGAGCTAACAACAGCGTTTTTCATGCTTTGGCTCATTTGTTTCCTAGAGTTGTTGGTAAACGTGTGTG GTCCAACAGGTCAGAgttagtaccagctgatcctgaaccagagaggACTTTTCGCCGTAGACAAAACTTATTGAGAGAGATTCGTCGAGAGGAAGTCTTGAGTAATCTTGAACCAGTTCTTGAAAATTTCACCTTTGCAGAAGCTtag